A region of Faecalibacterium taiwanense DNA encodes the following proteins:
- a CDS encoding DnaD domain-containing protein has translation MIYRLKELKGDTIAVPQLVFSKLGIAEEYNVRVALYVLATGITDPDKICADLKLRSRISAESALSFWAGAGLLERYEENAAPGEEPSAPAPMTWAEIAAASRTDPMISSLIDCAQTGFARPLTHREMEKLVNLYMQEGFAPETVMLCTAYVASTGRSTMAAVVHELKVWRTEGVETGEQADAHLKLLALRQSREQYVSGLLNIPESELTLGGRKAIARWYEVYGYDDAMVQEAAVQAGAKRDLWYWNSILKTWNAKGLRTVHDVRSPVAAAGASRNLRVDREAPSGNDFLKNAARRRPLKKKPE, from the coding sequence ATGATCTATCGTTTAAAAGAACTCAAGGGCGATACCATTGCAGTGCCGCAGCTGGTGTTTTCCAAACTGGGCATCGCCGAAGAATACAATGTGCGCGTGGCTCTGTATGTGCTGGCGACCGGCATCACCGACCCGGACAAGATCTGTGCCGACCTCAAGCTGCGCAGCCGCATCAGCGCCGAGAGCGCCCTCTCCTTCTGGGCAGGCGCTGGCCTGCTGGAGCGGTACGAAGAGAACGCTGCACCGGGCGAGGAACCCAGCGCCCCCGCACCCATGACCTGGGCCGAGATCGCTGCGGCCAGCCGCACCGACCCCATGATCTCCAGCCTGATCGACTGCGCACAGACCGGCTTTGCCCGTCCGCTGACCCACAGGGAGATGGAAAAGCTGGTCAACCTTTATATGCAGGAGGGCTTTGCGCCGGAGACCGTGATGCTGTGCACCGCCTACGTTGCCAGCACCGGCCGCAGCACCATGGCCGCCGTAGTGCATGAGCTGAAGGTGTGGCGCACCGAGGGCGTGGAGACCGGTGAGCAGGCCGATGCCCACCTCAAACTGCTGGCACTGCGCCAGAGCCGCGAGCAGTATGTCAGCGGCCTTCTGAACATCCCGGAAAGCGAGCTGACCCTTGGCGGGCGCAAGGCCATTGCACGCTGGTACGAGGTTTACGGCTACGACGATGCCATGGTGCAGGAAGCTGCCGTGCAGGCCGGGGCCAAGCGCGACCTGTGGTACTGGAACAGTATCCTCAAAACATGGAACGCCAAGGGCCTGCGCACCGTGCACGATGTGCGCAGCCCGGTGGCTGCTGCAGGCGCAAGCCGGAACCTCCGGGTAGACCGCGAAGCCCCCAGCGGCAACGATTTCCTCAAGAACGCTGCCCGCCGCCGTCCGTTGAAAAAGAAGCCGGAATAA
- the murD gene encoding UDP-N-acetylmuramoyl-L-alanine--D-glutamate ligase translates to MQKDQQKLIELIKGKKVAFIGAGVSHKTLIKEFVEMGAHVTLCDQKKSVEDFGDYAATIKELGIDLSLGENYLDGFKGQDIIMRTPGFVGYFEKPLQDAMAAGTMVTSEVELFFDFCPCEIVAVTGSDGKTTTTTLISKFYEAAGRKVHLGGNIGAALLPMLPEVAPEDVAVVELSSFQLISMHSSPNIAVVTNVTPNHLDHHKDMQEYIDAKRNILLYQKQPCRAVLGYENEISRSMQSDCKGKQVWFTRLHDTDNGAFLRKEDNMLCMAEDGVVTPFLAQKDVKLRGLHNIENLLAAAAAVWGEVPVEAIQKVGSTFTGVEHRIEPVRTLDGVLYYNDSIGTSPTRTIAGLRSFNQKVILIAGGYDKHIPYEPLAPEVVAHVKNLVLMGATGPRIEKAVREDPNFNEAELPIQHADNMQHAVELARACAKPGDIIILSPASASFDLYPNFEVRGREFKKIVNELK, encoded by the coding sequence ATGCAGAAGGATCAGCAGAAACTGATTGAACTCATCAAAGGCAAAAAAGTGGCCTTCATTGGTGCCGGTGTCAGCCACAAGACCCTGATCAAGGAGTTTGTGGAGATGGGTGCCCATGTGACCCTGTGCGACCAGAAAAAGAGCGTGGAGGACTTTGGCGATTACGCTGCAACCATCAAGGAGCTGGGCATCGACCTGAGTCTGGGCGAAAACTATCTGGATGGCTTCAAGGGTCAGGATATCATCATGCGCACCCCGGGCTTTGTGGGCTACTTTGAAAAGCCCCTGCAGGATGCCATGGCCGCAGGCACCATGGTCACCAGTGAGGTGGAGCTGTTCTTCGACTTCTGCCCCTGCGAGATCGTAGCCGTGACCGGCTCCGACGGCAAGACCACCACCACCACCCTGATCTCCAAGTTCTACGAGGCCGCAGGCCGCAAGGTGCATCTGGGCGGCAACATCGGCGCAGCTCTGCTGCCCATGCTGCCCGAGGTAGCTCCCGAGGATGTGGCTGTGGTGGAGCTTTCCAGCTTCCAGCTCATCAGCATGCATTCCAGCCCCAACATTGCCGTGGTGACCAATGTCACCCCCAACCATCTGGACCACCACAAGGACATGCAGGAGTACATTGATGCCAAGCGCAACATCCTGCTGTACCAGAAGCAGCCCTGCCGCGCTGTGCTGGGCTATGAGAACGAGATCAGCCGTTCCATGCAGTCCGACTGCAAGGGCAAGCAGGTGTGGTTCACCCGCCTGCACGATACCGACAACGGTGCCTTCCTGCGCAAGGAGGACAACATGCTCTGCATGGCCGAGGATGGCGTTGTGACCCCCTTCCTGGCCCAGAAGGACGTGAAGCTGCGCGGCCTGCACAACATTGAAAACCTGCTGGCCGCTGCCGCTGCCGTGTGGGGCGAGGTGCCCGTGGAAGCCATCCAGAAGGTGGGCAGCACCTTTACCGGTGTGGAGCACCGCATTGAGCCGGTGCGCACGCTGGACGGCGTGCTGTACTACAACGACTCCATCGGCACCAGCCCGACGCGCACCATTGCCGGTCTGCGCAGCTTTAACCAGAAGGTCATTCTGATCGCTGGCGGCTACGACAAGCACATTCCCTATGAGCCGCTGGCACCGGAAGTGGTGGCCCACGTGAAGAATCTTGTGCTGATGGGTGCCACCGGCCCCCGCATCGAAAAGGCTGTGCGCGAGGACCCGAACTTCAACGAAGCAGAGCTGCCCATCCAGCATGCCGACAACATGCAGCACGCTGTGGAGCTGGCCCGTGCCTGCGCAAAGCCCGGTGACATCATCATCCTGTCCCCGGCCAGCGCATCGTTTGACCTGTACCCCAACTTTGAGGTGCGCGGCCGCGAGTTCAAGAAGATCGTCAACGAGCTGAAGTGA
- a CDS encoding ATP-binding protein gives MRTKNELYQEAMRTVAARRQMARARAEDARAEAEAAIPALRHAEEEVRVRGIRCALAGAAGKDRTEAAAALADAKQKLTALLAQSGRPADALEPRFVCPKCQDTGSVNGRTCECVHKVMQQLRRKEIEALSSLSIASFDTMELRYYPNRADEKVGGAIRPYMADMLADLRSYAEEFDHHSESLMLFGNAGLGKTHAALAIAGIVLEKGYDVIYVSSPDFFSKLEGLHFGADPVGEEETLMQTAAGADLLILDDLGSEFNSAFLISSLYSLLNNRLGAKLPTIVTTNITDGALLEKLYTEKISSRLSAFVPCLFAGDDIRTQKAAE, from the coding sequence ATGCGTACCAAAAACGAACTGTATCAGGAAGCCATGCGCACCGTGGCCGCCCGGCGGCAGATGGCCAGAGCCAGAGCCGAGGATGCCCGCGCCGAAGCCGAAGCCGCCATTCCCGCCCTGCGCCATGCAGAAGAAGAGGTGCGGGTGCGGGGCATCCGCTGCGCACTGGCCGGTGCTGCGGGCAAGGACCGCACCGAAGCTGCCGCCGCCCTTGCCGATGCAAAGCAGAAGCTGACCGCCCTGCTGGCACAAAGCGGACGGCCCGCTGATGCACTGGAGCCGCGCTTTGTCTGCCCCAAATGTCAGGACACCGGCAGCGTGAATGGCCGCACCTGTGAGTGCGTGCACAAGGTGATGCAGCAGCTGCGCCGCAAGGAGATCGAGGCGCTGTCCAGCCTGTCCATTGCAAGCTTTGACACCATGGAGCTGCGCTATTATCCGAACCGTGCCGATGAAAAGGTGGGCGGTGCCATCCGCCCTTACATGGCCGATATGCTGGCAGACCTGCGCAGCTACGCGGAAGAGTTTGACCACCACAGCGAGAGCCTGATGCTGTTTGGCAATGCGGGCCTTGGCAAGACCCACGCGGCCCTTGCCATTGCGGGCATTGTGCTGGAAAAGGGCTACGATGTGATCTATGTTTCCAGCCCGGACTTTTTCTCCAAGCTGGAAGGGCTGCACTTTGGTGCAGACCCGGTAGGCGAGGAGGAAACGCTGATGCAGACCGCTGCCGGGGCCGACCTGCTCATTCTGGATGATCTTGGCTCGGAGTTCAACTCTGCCTTCCTCATCAGCAGTCTGTACAGTCTGCTCAACAACCGGCTGGGTGCAAAGCTGCCCACCATCGTCACCACCAACATCACTGACGGTGCTCTGCTGGAAAAGCTGTATACCGAAAAAATTTCCAGCCGCCTTTCTGCCTTTGTCCCCTGCCTTTTTGCAGGCGATGACATCCGCACACAGAAAGCAGCTGAATAA
- a CDS encoding pyridoxal phosphate-dependent aminotransferase → MPALSDRVGTFTDSVIRRMTRINNQYDSINLSQGFPDFDPPKQLLDALAETAYKGPHQYAVTFGAQNFREALAKKTSPALHHEVDPNTEICVTCGGTEAMMAAMMTICNPGDKVMIFSPFYENYGADAILSGAEPIYIPLVPPTYEFDISLIEKGFAEGAKALILCNPSNPCGKVFRRDELEAIAKLAIQYDAFVVTDEVYEHIIYAPAEHICMASLPGMFEHTITCNSLSKTYSITGWRLGYLIGPAEVIEGARKVHDFLTVGAAAPLQEAAVAGLEMPASYYEELQALYTEKHDHFLAGLDRVGLKHNVPQGTYFVMIDISDFLALPQFKGWTDLQFCEWMIREVGVAAVPGSSFFREPVNHLIRMHFARGTDVLDEAVRRLEKLQALLK, encoded by the coding sequence ATGCCTGCTTTAAGTGACCGTGTGGGTACCTTCACGGATTCTGTCATCCGCCGCATGACCCGCATCAACAATCAGTACGACTCCATCAACCTCTCGCAGGGCTTCCCGGATTTTGACCCGCCGAAGCAGTTGCTGGACGCTCTGGCCGAAACAGCTTACAAAGGCCCGCACCAGTACGCTGTGACCTTTGGCGCGCAAAACTTCCGCGAGGCGCTGGCAAAAAAGACCAGCCCTGCCCTGCACCACGAAGTAGACCCCAACACCGAGATCTGCGTGACCTGCGGCGGCACTGAGGCCATGATGGCCGCCATGATGACCATCTGCAACCCCGGCGACAAGGTGATGATCTTCTCACCGTTCTACGAGAACTACGGTGCCGATGCCATTCTTTCGGGCGCGGAACCCATCTATATCCCGCTGGTGCCGCCCACCTATGAGTTTGACATCAGCCTGATCGAAAAGGGCTTTGCCGAGGGTGCTAAGGCGCTGATCCTGTGCAACCCCTCCAATCCCTGCGGCAAGGTGTTCCGCCGCGACGAGCTGGAAGCCATTGCAAAGCTGGCCATCCAGTACGATGCCTTTGTGGTGACGGATGAGGTGTACGAGCATATCATCTATGCGCCCGCAGAGCATATCTGCATGGCAAGCCTGCCCGGCATGTTTGAGCACACCATCACCTGCAACTCGCTCTCCAAGACTTACTCCATCACAGGTTGGCGTCTGGGCTATCTGATCGGACCCGCAGAGGTCATTGAGGGTGCGCGCAAGGTGCACGACTTTCTCACTGTGGGTGCGGCTGCACCCCTGCAGGAGGCCGCTGTGGCCGGTTTGGAGATGCCCGCCAGCTATTACGAAGAGCTGCAGGCCCTTTACACCGAAAAGCACGATCATTTTCTGGCCGGGCTGGACCGTGTGGGGCTGAAGCACAATGTTCCGCAGGGCACCTATTTTGTGATGATCGATATTTCCGATTTTCTGGCGCTGCCCCAGTTCAAGGGCTGGACCGACCTGCAGTTCTGTGAGTGGATGATCCGGGAAGTGGGCGTGGCCGCTGTGCCTGGCTCCAGCTTCTTCCGGGAGCCGGTGAACCACCTGATCCGGATGCACTTTGCCCGCGGCACCGATGTGCTGGACGAAGCCGTCCGCCGGCTGGAAAAGCTGCAGGCTTTACTGAAATAA
- a CDS encoding GNAT family N-acetyltransferase — protein MIAQVSTKAHRARFLNACRGKWVLGATLPLDLALFSKSQPWRFYAGPTLALELSGSTAWAAGHANPEELASFLAFCGCESIILDENEYPPPAGWCKAETLTVFGLAPGKALPLPTADETLWAGLTLDREPSAMDVARALYPADTAKQEDFYSELCTKRTRGKALVWALRQRSETICTVGAYTLANRQAYMACGQTAQPLRGKGIGGRLIVQMANELAAKGEHPVFLCSPERVHFYTRLGFEKLGEYARYEQTPSVKT, from the coding sequence GTGATCGCGCAGGTCAGCACAAAAGCCCACCGCGCCCGCTTTTTAAATGCCTGCCGGGGGAAATGGGTGCTGGGGGCGACCCTGCCGCTGGATCTTGCCCTTTTTAGCAAAAGCCAGCCGTGGCGATTCTACGCAGGACCTACACTGGCGCTGGAACTCAGCGGCAGCACCGCATGGGCAGCAGGGCACGCAAACCCGGAAGAGCTGGCCAGCTTTCTGGCGTTCTGCGGGTGTGAGAGCATCATTTTAGACGAAAACGAATACCCACCGCCTGCCGGGTGGTGCAAAGCTGAAACGCTGACTGTATTCGGCCTTGCACCCGGCAAGGCTTTGCCGCTGCCCACTGCAGACGAGACGCTCTGGGCCGGACTGACCCTTGACAGAGAACCCTCTGCCATGGATGTGGCACGGGCGCTCTACCCGGCGGATACAGCAAAGCAGGAGGACTTTTACTCCGAGCTTTGCACAAAGCGCACCCGCGGCAAAGCCCTTGTGTGGGCGCTGCGGCAGAGAAGTGAAACGATCTGCACGGTAGGGGCCTATACCCTTGCGAACAGGCAGGCCTACATGGCCTGCGGGCAGACAGCCCAGCCTTTGCGGGGCAAGGGCATCGGCGGGCGGCTCATTGTGCAGATGGCGAACGAGCTTGCCGCCAAGGGGGAGCACCCGGTGTTTCTCTGCAGCCCGGAGCGGGTGCACTTTTATACCCGGCTTGGCTTTGAAAAGCTGGGGGAATATGCAAGATATGAACAAACTCCTTCAGTCAAAACCTGA
- a CDS encoding methionine gamma-lyase family protein → MLNHFFNYKPEVLALDEKAMELCQPYFRHMEEIRDFNQLKMLKAFADTQMSSTDMLGTTGYGLWDTGRAKLEQIFAEVMGAEDALVRSQFQSGTHTLAVALFGLLRAGDTLLAATGRPYDTLEGVIGLDGKGRGTGTLMDYGIRYDEAPLKADFTPDYDLIAQKAPGAKVCHIQRSRGYLQRNAFDLETIRKIADTARAANPDIIIFVDNCYGEFTQTQEPCQMGADLVVGSLIKNPGGGIAPTGGYIAGRKDLVELCAYRLNAPGLGKDLGCTLETPRDMYLGFYYAPGVVCEAIKTAIYAQCMLELLGKNPVPRYCDDHNDIVTCFDAGTADALIGFCQGIQAASPVDSYAAPEPSPEPGYTDEVVMASGSFTQGSTIELSCDGPLREPYTCYLQGGLNFAASRAGVLLAIQKAYFKD, encoded by the coding sequence ATGCTGAACCACTTTTTCAATTACAAACCCGAAGTTCTGGCGCTGGACGAAAAGGCTATGGAGCTGTGCCAGCCCTACTTCCGCCATATGGAGGAGATCCGCGATTTTAACCAGCTCAAAATGCTGAAAGCCTTTGCGGATACCCAGATGTCCTCCACCGATATGCTGGGCACCACCGGCTACGGCCTGTGGGATACCGGCCGCGCAAAGCTGGAGCAGATTTTTGCCGAGGTGATGGGCGCAGAGGATGCCCTCGTGCGCAGCCAGTTCCAGAGCGGCACCCACACGCTGGCTGTGGCGCTGTTCGGCCTGCTGCGGGCAGGGGACACCCTGCTGGCTGCCACCGGCCGTCCCTACGATACGCTGGAAGGTGTGATCGGTCTGGACGGCAAGGGCAGGGGCACCGGCACCCTGATGGATTACGGCATCCGGTACGATGAAGCTCCGCTGAAAGCCGACTTCACCCCGGATTATGACCTGATCGCCCAAAAGGCCCCCGGTGCAAAGGTGTGCCACATCCAGCGCAGCCGCGGCTATCTGCAGCGCAATGCCTTTGATCTGGAAACGATCCGAAAAATTGCGGATACCGCCCGCGCCGCAAACCCGGACATCATTATTTTTGTGGATAACTGCTACGGCGAGTTCACCCAGACGCAGGAACCTTGTCAGATGGGCGCAGACCTTGTGGTGGGCAGCCTGATCAAGAACCCCGGCGGCGGCATCGCTCCCACCGGCGGCTACATTGCGGGCCGCAAAGACCTTGTGGAGCTGTGCGCTTACCGCCTGAATGCGCCCGGTCTCGGCAAGGATCTGGGCTGCACGCTGGAAACGCCCCGTGATATGTATCTGGGCTTCTACTATGCGCCCGGCGTGGTGTGCGAGGCCATCAAGACCGCCATTTACGCCCAGTGTATGCTGGAGCTGCTGGGCAAGAATCCAGTGCCGCGCTACTGCGACGACCACAACGACATCGTCACCTGCTTTGATGCAGGCACTGCGGATGCGCTCATCGGCTTCTGTCAGGGTATTCAGGCTGCAAGCCCCGTGGACAGCTATGCCGCCCCGGAACCTTCTCCGGAGCCGGGCTATACTGATGAGGTGGTCATGGCAAGCGGCAGCTTTACACAGGGTAGCACCATCGAGCTTTCCTGCGACGGCCCGCTGCGTGAGCCGTACACCTGCTACCTGCAGGGCGGTCTGAACTTTGCTGCCAGCCGTGCAGGCGTGCTGCTGGCCATCCAGAAGGCTTATTTTAAGGACTGA
- a CDS encoding methylglyoxal synthase, with product MTIAILAHDSRKELALQFCTAYSAILSKNTVIATGTTGRMLAQTTGLPVHCYLSGRLGGVQQITSRIACDEVDLVLFFRDPLKADAASITEQNLLRLCDMHSVPIATNIATAEVLLRGMDQGDLDYREGMHPALVEPMPTVQRHAV from the coding sequence ATGACGATCGCCATTCTTGCACACGATTCCCGCAAAGAGCTTGCACTGCAGTTCTGCACTGCTTACAGCGCCATTTTGTCCAAAAACACAGTCATTGCTACCGGCACCACCGGACGGATGCTGGCGCAGACTACCGGCCTGCCCGTGCACTGTTATCTCTCCGGGCGCTTGGGCGGTGTGCAGCAGATTACTTCCCGCATTGCGTGCGACGAAGTGGATCTGGTGTTGTTCTTCCGTGACCCGCTGAAAGCGGATGCCGCCAGCATCACCGAGCAGAATCTGCTCCGCCTGTGCGATATGCACAGCGTACCCATTGCCACCAACATTGCCACCGCCGAGGTCTTGCTGCGCGGTATGGATCAGGGCGACCTGGACTACCGCGAGGGGATGCATCCCGCTCTTGTGGAGCCCATGCCCACCGTGCAGCGCCACGCCGTGTGA
- a CDS encoding peptide ABC transporter substrate-binding protein, with product MKQFFRITAALLAAAFLLALTGCGSSSSAPSFTWFVDTIPANLDPQVASAAPDVIACENLYSGLVRKKADGEIVPDLSESWTVSSDGKTYTFQIKDGLTYKAVKGASTDHTITAEDFVFAFRRIFQPQTNSPYAVEFAALENSAAVLAGTADASTLGVSAAGPLTLVFRLSEKDDNFLAKLTLPGAMPCDEAFFESTRGTYGLTAKTTLSSGSFYLYNWTASGLFLHRDVSSPMIGSLRLVQNTGSTGKSAAQLIADEKCSAALDDTGEDTSLQSVDYSDTTWALLFNSAEDSVFADQELRQALAGIARENVDVPSSGLYTAAEGLVPTGLSVDGIDYRKSARNPLPTITDPRTLYLNARQGMASSDFSGVTILLPKEAGLTELAEQINGAWQKDCSLFFSVEEVPQEEFDKRLAAGSYTIALAPIRAEGGSVYQMLQQFTAEGGGLTGWSDPIYSQRLAESAQQTGNARCALLADCERQLLEGCAVVPLLGQNRRLLVADGITGLVFDPFTPVLDLTDAQKN from the coding sequence TTGAAACAGTTCTTCCGTATTACCGCAGCATTGCTTGCTGCTGCGTTCCTGCTTGCGCTCACCGGCTGCGGCAGCAGTTCCAGTGCGCCAAGCTTTACATGGTTCGTGGATACCATTCCCGCAAACCTCGACCCGCAGGTGGCTTCTGCTGCCCCGGACGTGATCGCCTGCGAGAACCTTTACAGCGGGCTTGTCCGCAAAAAAGCGGATGGCGAGATCGTGCCCGATCTGTCCGAGAGCTGGACGGTCTCCTCCGATGGCAAGACCTACACCTTCCAGATCAAGGACGGCCTGACCTACAAGGCCGTTAAGGGCGCTTCCACGGATCACACCATCACTGCCGAGGACTTTGTGTTTGCATTCCGGCGTATATTCCAGCCGCAGACAAATTCCCCTTATGCCGTGGAGTTTGCCGCCCTTGAGAACAGTGCTGCCGTGCTGGCTGGCACAGCCGATGCCAGCACGCTGGGCGTTTCGGCCGCCGGCCCGCTGACGCTGGTGTTCCGCCTGAGTGAAAAGGACGACAACTTCCTTGCCAAGCTCACCCTGCCCGGTGCCATGCCCTGCGATGAAGCATTTTTTGAAAGCACCCGCGGCACCTACGGCCTGACCGCCAAGACCACCCTTTCCAGCGGCAGCTTCTATCTTTACAACTGGACGGCCAGCGGCCTGTTCCTGCACCGGGATGTCTCCTCCCCCATGATCGGCAGCCTGCGTCTGGTGCAGAACACCGGCAGCACCGGCAAGAGCGCCGCCCAGCTCATTGCAGACGAAAAATGCTCCGCCGCGCTGGACGACACCGGCGAGGATACCTCGCTGCAGTCGGTGGATTACTCCGACACCACCTGGGCACTGCTGTTCAACAGCGCCGAAGATTCTGTGTTTGCCGATCAGGAACTGCGGCAGGCGCTTGCCGGCATCGCCCGGGAGAATGTGGATGTGCCCTCTTCCGGTCTGTACACCGCTGCCGAGGGTCTTGTGCCCACCGGCCTTTCCGTGGACGGCATCGATTACCGCAAGTCTGCCAGGAACCCGCTGCCCACCATCACCGACCCCCGTACATTGTACCTGAATGCACGGCAGGGCATGGCCAGCTCGGATTTTTCCGGCGTGACCATCCTGCTGCCGAAGGAAGCCGGCCTGACCGAACTGGCCGAGCAGATCAACGGCGCATGGCAGAAGGACTGCTCCCTTTTCTTCTCGGTGGAAGAGGTTCCGCAGGAGGAGTTCGACAAACGCCTTGCAGCGGGCAGCTACACCATTGCGCTGGCTCCCATCCGCGCCGAAGGCGGCAGCGTATACCAGATGCTGCAGCAGTTCACGGCCGAGGGCGGCGGCCTGACCGGCTGGTCCGACCCCATCTACTCTCAGCGTCTGGCCGAGAGTGCCCAGCAGACCGGCAACGCCCGCTGTGCCCTGCTGGCCGATTGTGAGCGCCAGCTGCTGGAAGGCTGCGCCGTGGTGCCGCTGCTGGGCCAGAACAGGCGTCTGCTGGTGGCGGACGGCATCACCGGCCTTGTGTTCGACCCCTTCACGCCAGTGCTGGACCTGACCGATGCCCAGAAAAACTGA
- a CDS encoding MBL fold metallo-hydrolase has translation MAEFISLYSGSSGNSSVVRCGQRYLIVDMGKGVRTTSAALKALGLAASDCDGILVTHEHSDHVKGLSTFLKKNTLPVYGAAATLDFLDSNGIVPASCELHELEGREEDVGAFGVQSFPTSHDVPCVGYRIHTPDGKTMTIATDLGVLTPPVHEALSGCDLVALESNYDLHMLRSGPYPYYLRARIESTRGHLSNDECSAKLLELIQEGCKKFALCHLSQENNTPALALQTVFNTLGAAGVVPEKDCIVQAQRRNEMSPVLEF, from the coding sequence ATGGCAGAATTCATCTCGTTATATTCGGGTTCCTCCGGCAACAGCAGTGTGGTGCGCTGCGGGCAGCGGTATCTCATTGTGGATATGGGCAAGGGCGTGCGCACTACCTCGGCGGCGCTCAAGGCGCTGGGCCTTGCCGCCAGTGACTGCGACGGCATCCTTGTCACCCACGAGCACAGCGACCATGTGAAGGGGCTTTCCACCTTCCTCAAAAAGAACACGCTGCCGGTGTACGGTGCAGCGGCAACGCTGGATTTTCTGGACAGCAACGGCATCGTACCGGCCAGCTGTGAGCTGCACGAGCTGGAAGGCAGGGAAGAGGACGTGGGCGCGTTTGGCGTGCAGAGCTTTCCCACCAGCCACGATGTGCCCTGTGTGGGCTACCGCATCCACACCCCGGACGGCAAGACCATGACCATTGCAACCGACCTTGGCGTGCTCACGCCGCCGGTGCACGAGGCGCTTTCCGGCTGCGACCTTGTGGCACTGGAGAGCAACTACGACCTGCACATGCTGCGCAGCGGGCCGTACCCCTATTACTTACGGGCACGCATTGAAAGCACCCGGGGCCACCTTTCCAACGACGAGTGCTCGGCAAAGCTGCTGGAACTCATTCAGGAAGGGTGCAAAAAGTTTGCGCTGTGCCATCTTTCGCAGGAGAACAACACGCCTGCGCTTGCCCTGCAGACCGTGTTCAACACGCTGGGCGCGGCGGGCGTTGTGCCGGAGAAGGACTGCATCGTGCAGGCACAGCGCCGCAACGAAATGAGTCCTGTATTAGAGTTTTAA
- a CDS encoding glutamate-5-semialdehyde dehydrogenase — protein sequence MTTQEILEAARSAKSALALADNTARNAALLGMADALCDAQNQSAILAANAEDMAAAKGHISDVMLDRLALTVPRIEAMAQGIREVAALPDPVGRVLNRVERPNGLVIEKTAVPMGVIAIIYESRPNVTSDTAALAIKSGNACILRCGKEAWRSAHAIVTALRQGLKKAGLPETAVCLIEDTTHASANALMTAVGYVDLLIPRGGAGLIRACVQNAKVPCIQTGTGICHIYVDDTADLSKALDIIENAKASRPSVCNAEEVCLVHSSIAGQFLPRLAQRLGPDRIAKGLHPVDLRLDKRAAAIISGTPAGEKDFDTEFLDYILAVKVVDSVEEAIGHIAEHSTGHSEAILTQTQAHADLFTAAVDSAAVYVNCSTRFTDGGEFGLGCEMGISTQKLHARGPMGLAELCSYKYIIHGNGQIR from the coding sequence ATGACCACACAGGAAATTCTGGAAGCCGCCCGCAGCGCCAAAAGTGCCCTTGCGCTGGCCGATAACACCGCCCGCAACGCGGCCCTGCTGGGCATGGCGGACGCTTTATGCGATGCGCAGAACCAGTCTGCCATCCTTGCCGCCAACGCCGAGGACATGGCTGCTGCCAAAGGGCACATCAGCGATGTGATGCTGGATCGTCTGGCCCTGACCGTTCCGCGCATCGAAGCCATGGCGCAGGGCATCCGCGAGGTTGCCGCCCTGCCCGACCCGGTGGGCCGGGTGCTGAATCGGGTAGAGCGCCCCAACGGGCTTGTCATTGAAAAGACGGCTGTACCCATGGGTGTGATCGCCATTATCTACGAGAGCCGTCCCAACGTGACCAGCGATACCGCTGCCCTTGCCATCAAAAGCGGCAACGCCTGCATCCTGCGCTGCGGCAAGGAGGCATGGCGCAGTGCTCATGCCATCGTCACAGCCCTGCGGCAGGGCCTGAAAAAGGCCGGTCTGCCCGAGACAGCGGTCTGCCTGATCGAGGACACCACCCACGCTTCTGCCAACGCTCTGATGACCGCTGTAGGCTATGTGGATCTGCTGATCCCGCGCGGCGGTGCCGGGCTGATCCGTGCCTGCGTTCAGAACGCCAAGGTGCCCTGTATCCAGACCGGCACCGGCATCTGCCATATCTATGTAGACGACACTGCCGACCTTTCCAAAGCTCTGGACATCATCGAGAACGCCAAGGCCAGCCGCCCCAGCGTGTGCAACGCCGAGGAAGTGTGCCTTGTGCACTCTTCCATTGCCGGGCAGTTCCTGCCCCGTCTGGCCCAGCGGCTTGGCCCGGACCGTATTGCAAAGGGTCTGCACCCGGTGGATCTGCGGCTGGATAAGCGCGCCGCCGCCATAATCTCCGGCACCCCTGCCGGAGAAAAGGACTTTGACACCGAATTTCTGGACTACATCCTCGCGGTCAAGGTCGTGGACAGCGTAGAGGAGGCCATCGGGCATATTGCTGAGCACTCCACCGGCCACAGCGAGGCCATCCTGACCCAGACACAGGCCCATGCCGACCTGTTCACTGCCGCAGTGGACAGCGCCGCCGTGTATGTGAACTGTTCCACCCGCTTTACGGATGGCGGTGAATTCGGCCTTGGGTGCGAAATGGGCATTTCCACCCAGAAACTCCACGCCCGTGGCCCCATGGGACTGGCCGAGCTGTGCAGCTACAAGTATATCATCCACGGCAATGGTCAGATCCGCTAA